A genomic segment from Saccharicrinis carchari encodes:
- the coxB gene encoding cytochrome c oxidase subunit II translates to MIEGTMNNASNFVETVDAAFIFIFGISLFFLFGITIVMVYFVIRYRKSKNPTATHIEGNNTLEIIWTVIPTILVVFMFYYGWSGWRFQRDAPDDAMNIKTIARMWSFSFQYDNGRITDTLYVPVNKAVSLDLIAQDVLHSLYIPAFRLKMDMVPGKKDIVWFESGKIGEYEMFCAEYCGLRHSYMKSVVKVMSQEDFDKWNTIDTSAVAAGPDNTGANIRLAANSILRKHGCVACHTSDGSKLVGPSYKGLYGHKVTVIKDGEEVEILADEDYIRRSIYEPNVEVVKGYPKGMMISYKDQVTEDEILQLIEYFKSLSN, encoded by the coding sequence ATGATTGAAGGAACAATGAATAACGCTTCCAATTTTGTTGAAACGGTAGATGCTGCCTTTATTTTTATTTTTGGCATCTCGCTCTTTTTTCTTTTCGGTATTACCATTGTTATGGTGTACTTTGTTATACGGTATCGAAAAAGCAAAAACCCCACAGCCACCCATATCGAAGGTAACAATACCCTGGAAATTATATGGACGGTGATACCAACCATACTGGTGGTATTTATGTTTTATTATGGTTGGTCGGGATGGAGATTTCAGAGAGATGCTCCAGATGACGCCATGAACATTAAAACTATTGCACGTATGTGGAGTTTTTCGTTTCAGTACGATAACGGTCGCATCACCGATACCCTCTACGTGCCCGTAAATAAGGCAGTAAGTTTGGATTTGATAGCCCAGGATGTGTTGCACAGTTTGTACATACCTGCCTTTAGGTTAAAGATGGATATGGTGCCCGGTAAAAAGGATATTGTTTGGTTTGAATCAGGTAAAATAGGCGAGTACGAAATGTTTTGTGCAGAATATTGTGGTCTCCGGCACTCCTATATGAAATCGGTAGTTAAAGTGATGTCACAGGAAGATTTTGATAAGTGGAATACCATTGATACCAGTGCCGTAGCAGCCGGCCCTGATAATACAGGCGCTAATATACGCTTAGCGGCAAACAGCATATTGCGTAAGCATGGCTGTGTAGCATGCCACACCTCCGATGGTTCTAAACTGGTGGGGCCTTCGTACAAGGGTTTGTACGGACACAAGGTAACCGTAATTAAAGACGGAGAAGAAGTGGAGATATTGGCGGACGAAGATTATATTAGGCGCTCGATTTACGAACCTAATGTGGAAGTGGTAAAAGGTTACCCCAAAGGAATGATGATATCATATAAAGATCAGGTAACAGAAGATGAGATACTACAGTTGATTGAGTATTTTAAATCATTGTCCAATTAG
- the hrpB gene encoding ATP-dependent helicase HrpB, whose protein sequence is MSFDANKTGLPIVEIIDQVKSTLRQENTLIVHAPAGAGKSTLLPLVLKDEPWLEGKKIIMLEPRRLATKTIALRMADLLNEEVGQSVGYRIRFENRISDKTRVEVVTEGILTRMLQSDNALEDVGMVIFDEFHERSLFADVALALARESQQVLRPDLRIMIMSATLDLPKLSGLLQCKIIESLGRQYPVEIKYEGQGDRMLLPELTARLVKKAAAEQKGDILVFLPGEGEIRKTEAILKKSLPQMAIHPLYGQLPPNKQFAAIIPNKKGKRKVVLATSIAETSLTIQGIKVVVDSGFGRTMQFDPSTGLSKLVTVEITKDAADQRAGRAGRLEAGVCYRMWTQATQLRLRDHRTPEIQEADLASLVLDLAVWGISNPKDLVWLTPPPQASLDQAIELLHQLAALEDGKISEHGKRVSQLPCHPRIAHMLLMAQEEGLSALATDVAAVLEERDPLDKEAGIDINLRIEMLRKSRRGIVSNKILNRIEKIAAQYRKLLHISVENDAQDPFETGLLLVYAYPERIAYARPGNNAQFKLANGAIAAAGHKDDLAHEAWLAIAHMNMRDTVGKIFLASPLNPRDLAPMVKEREVVEWDTKRGGFSALKNLCVGHIILQSQPLDNYDPQLKTQAISKAIEKEGHHLLNWNKSVTQWQNRVLSLRAWNKDLTWPDVSTETLLQTNQEWLTPYLSTIKKPEDLKKIDLKLVLQHHLDFEKQKQLDELAPEKIKVPTGSYIGIIYNPKGDSPVLAVRLQEVFGLQHTPTVNKGSINLLMHLLSPGYKPVQITSDLNSFWSNTYFEVKKELKARHPKHKWPDDPLRAKPIRK, encoded by the coding sequence TTGAGTTTTGATGCGAATAAAACCGGTTTGCCAATTGTTGAAATAATAGACCAAGTAAAATCAACTCTTCGGCAAGAAAACACGTTGATTGTGCACGCACCCGCGGGGGCAGGAAAAAGTACCTTGCTACCATTGGTATTAAAGGATGAGCCGTGGCTCGAAGGCAAAAAAATAATTATGCTCGAGCCGAGGCGTCTGGCTACCAAAACCATCGCCCTGCGCATGGCCGATTTGTTAAACGAAGAAGTGGGGCAGTCGGTAGGATACCGCATCCGATTTGAAAATAGGATAAGCGACAAAACAAGAGTGGAGGTTGTAACCGAGGGCATACTCACCCGCATGCTACAGAGCGATAATGCACTGGAAGATGTGGGTATGGTAATATTTGACGAGTTTCATGAGCGCAGCCTCTTTGCCGATGTGGCACTGGCGCTGGCACGCGAATCGCAGCAAGTGCTCCGTCCCGACCTGCGCATAATGATTATGTCGGCCACTCTGGACTTACCCAAACTGTCGGGACTGCTGCAGTGCAAAATCATCGAAAGTCTCGGCCGTCAGTATCCCGTTGAAATTAAATACGAAGGACAAGGCGATAGGATGCTGCTGCCGGAGCTTACAGCGCGTTTGGTAAAAAAAGCAGCTGCGGAACAGAAAGGCGATATACTGGTGTTTTTACCGGGCGAAGGCGAGATCAGAAAGACAGAAGCCATATTAAAAAAGAGTCTGCCGCAAATGGCCATTCACCCGCTTTACGGACAGCTGCCTCCCAACAAGCAGTTTGCGGCCATCATACCCAATAAAAAAGGAAAACGAAAAGTTGTACTGGCCACTTCGATAGCCGAGACCAGCCTTACCATCCAGGGAATAAAGGTAGTTGTGGATAGTGGCTTTGGCCGTACCATGCAGTTCGACCCTTCCACCGGCCTCTCCAAACTGGTTACCGTGGAGATAACCAAAGATGCCGCCGACCAGCGTGCCGGACGTGCCGGACGACTGGAGGCGGGGGTGTGCTATCGCATGTGGACCCAGGCTACCCAATTGCGATTGCGCGACCATCGGACGCCGGAAATACAGGAGGCCGACCTGGCTTCGTTAGTACTTGATTTGGCTGTTTGGGGAATATCCAATCCTAAGGATCTTGTTTGGCTCACGCCACCTCCACAAGCGTCGCTGGATCAGGCTATTGAGCTTCTGCATCAGTTAGCGGCCTTGGAAGACGGAAAGATAAGCGAGCACGGTAAACGCGTGAGCCAACTCCCTTGCCATCCCCGCATCGCACATATGCTTTTAATGGCGCAGGAAGAAGGCTTAAGTGCACTGGCTACTGATGTGGCTGCGGTTTTGGAGGAGCGCGACCCTTTGGACAAAGAGGCCGGTATCGATATTAACCTGCGTATTGAGATGCTTCGGAAAAGTAGAAGAGGCATCGTCAGCAATAAAATATTAAACCGGATTGAGAAGATAGCCGCCCAATATCGAAAACTACTCCATATTAGTGTTGAAAACGATGCGCAGGATCCTTTTGAAACCGGCCTGCTGTTGGTGTATGCTTATCCTGAGCGCATTGCTTATGCCCGGCCCGGCAATAATGCGCAGTTTAAATTGGCCAATGGCGCTATTGCGGCAGCGGGGCATAAAGACGATTTAGCCCATGAAGCCTGGCTGGCTATTGCACACATGAATATGCGCGATACGGTGGGTAAAATATTTTTGGCCTCTCCGCTTAATCCAAGAGATCTGGCACCCATGGTAAAAGAAAGAGAAGTGGTGGAGTGGGATACCAAAAGAGGTGGGTTTTCGGCGCTTAAAAACCTGTGTGTGGGGCATATCATATTACAATCACAGCCGCTCGATAATTATGACCCCCAACTAAAAACCCAAGCTATCTCAAAAGCTATTGAGAAAGAAGGCCATCATCTGCTCAACTGGAACAAGAGCGTAACGCAATGGCAAAACAGGGTGCTGAGCTTGAGGGCATGGAACAAAGACCTGACATGGCCCGACGTGAGTACAGAAACACTGTTGCAAACCAACCAGGAGTGGCTGACACCTTATTTATCAACTATTAAAAAACCGGAAGATTTAAAGAAGATTGATTTAAAACTGGTACTACAACATCATCTTGATTTTGAAAAGCAAAAGCAGCTCGATGAGTTGGCGCCCGAAAAAATTAAAGTACCCACCGGATCATATATTGGCATTATTTATAATCCCAAGGGAGATTCTCCGGTGCTGGCCGTGCGCTTGCAAGAGGTTTTTGGGTTGCAGCACACACCCACCGTAAACAAAGGAAGTATAAACCTATTAATGCACTTATTGTCGCCCGGCTATAAGCCTGTACAAATAACCTCCGACCTGAACAGCTTTTGGAGCAATACCTATTTCGAGGTGAAAAAGGAACTCAAAGCCCGACACCCCAAACATAAATGGCCGGACGATCCGCTGAGGGCAAAGCCAATCAGGAAATAG
- a CDS encoding SCO family protein, with protein sequence MKQLICMSVLFFTVMAAQAEETNTIGIDEHLDEYIPADIEVVNVQGDTVLFSSIVKEMPTVLNFVYYRCPGICTPLMDAITEVVNMSDMELGRDYQVVTVSFDYSETYDLALKKRNNYSLLVEKEGFEDGWLFFTGDSANIAKLTKATGFSYKRTGNDFIHTAGLILLSPEGKITRYLNGTYFLPFELKLAVIESSKGIPGPTVNRILQYCYSYDPVGQSYVLNITKIVGILILIIAGLVLLVLTLKPKRTN encoded by the coding sequence ATGAAACAGTTGATTTGTATGAGCGTATTGTTTTTTACCGTTATGGCAGCACAGGCGGAAGAAACCAATACAATCGGTATCGACGAACATTTAGACGAATATATACCTGCAGATATAGAGGTGGTAAATGTGCAGGGCGATACCGTGCTTTTTAGTTCTATCGTTAAAGAAATGCCCACCGTTTTAAATTTCGTTTATTATCGTTGTCCCGGTATATGTACGCCTTTAATGGATGCCATTACCGAGGTGGTTAATATGTCGGATATGGAACTGGGCAGAGATTACCAGGTAGTTACTGTTAGTTTCGACTATAGCGAAACATATGATTTGGCGTTAAAAAAACGCAACAACTATTCCTTACTTGTAGAAAAAGAAGGCTTTGAAGACGGCTGGCTATTCTTTACGGGCGATAGCGCCAATATTGCCAAGCTTACTAAAGCTACCGGCTTTTCGTACAAACGTACGGGTAATGATTTTATCCATACGGCAGGCCTGATACTATTAAGTCCCGAGGGTAAAATAACACGCTACCTTAACGGCACCTATTTTTTGCCGTTTGAACTTAAGCTGGCCGTAATTGAGTCCTCGAAAGGTATACCCGGCCCCACGGTAAACCGTATTTTGCAATACTGCTATAGTTACGATCCCGTGGGCCAATCCTATGTGCTCAACATCACCAAAATAGTAGGCATTCTTATATTGATAATAGCAGGCTTAGTACTCCTTGTACTTACGCTTAAACCCAAACGAACCAATTAA
- a CDS encoding tetratricopeptide repeat-containing sensor histidine kinase: MNKYIYIFISLTIFGACTLNEGAIQEGQLQADVPLSIRETDSVVVANLINRSKIYYDDNTNTAMAFDQFLLEAEELAQKNGFNKSLAEIFTMASKRYRNRSEYGEAIKYANQALELAKKIGDTALLSNYINMAAVIYRRVDENSQAMQMHMEAMELAEQVNDTFQLSVALNGIGNVYLGLKRYHASIEYFKKSFDIAVQQNNILGLAINTNNIGEALKFTGQLDSALVYFYQSLEYNKQINSEVGYAICYNSIGDTYRLKNDFSKALKYLKQALVLNEKTRDKINVSVSYSMLGETYLQVYDYARAIEHLKEGLNIAVEIGSKYQIEACSRLLARCYEKTNQLQSAIGHLKVAQTYKDSIFNEASLRHITVVRAKHEADKSKARIQQLNIETGLQKKLILQQKRAILYFVFFVLALIAGSVLIYRQIKLNAGYKSILMQQRLLRSQMNPHFIFNALSAIQVYILENDMENSSKFLSHFARLMRQVLRSSEKEYVSLEEEKNMLNYYLKLQQLRFVQPFTYNITFDKSISETSTLIPPMITQPFVENAVEHGLKSVEKNGLIEVRFLQDNNTLVIEIEDNGIGLSDAKMLKKGGVKHESMAIRITNERLQMIERMTKKQCALSILDLHSNSTQKSGVLVKITIPIIQPDSSVLDKNKSSKIRKLFGKLMK; this comes from the coding sequence GTGAACAAATATATATACATTTTTATTTCATTGACAATTTTTGGTGCTTGCACTTTAAACGAGGGTGCAATTCAAGAAGGGCAGCTGCAGGCCGACGTTCCGCTTTCCATACGCGAAACTGATTCTGTGGTGGTGGCCAACCTGATTAATCGGTCAAAAATTTACTACGATGACAATACGAATACGGCCATGGCTTTTGATCAGTTTTTATTGGAAGCAGAAGAGCTCGCCCAAAAAAATGGTTTTAATAAGTCATTGGCCGAAATATTTACCATGGCAAGCAAAAGGTACCGAAACAGGTCGGAGTACGGCGAAGCCATAAAATATGCCAACCAAGCGCTTGAGCTGGCCAAAAAAATTGGAGACACAGCACTTTTGTCCAATTACATCAATATGGCAGCAGTTATTTATCGCAGGGTAGATGAAAATAGCCAAGCCATGCAAATGCACATGGAAGCGATGGAACTTGCAGAACAGGTAAATGACACCTTCCAGCTAAGCGTAGCCTTGAATGGAATTGGCAATGTTTACCTGGGGCTTAAACGATACCATGCCTCTATCGAATACTTTAAAAAGTCGTTTGACATTGCTGTGCAACAAAATAATATTTTAGGGCTTGCCATAAACACCAATAATATAGGGGAAGCCTTAAAATTTACCGGCCAGCTAGACTCCGCATTAGTGTACTTTTACCAATCGCTCGAATACAATAAGCAAATAAACTCGGAAGTAGGTTATGCCATTTGCTATAACAGTATTGGGGATACTTATCGACTTAAAAACGACTTCAGTAAGGCGCTCAAATATTTAAAGCAAGCATTGGTGCTGAACGAAAAAACACGGGATAAAATAAATGTATCGGTAAGTTATTCAATGTTAGGGGAAACATACTTGCAGGTGTACGACTACGCAAGAGCCATAGAGCACCTTAAGGAAGGATTGAATATTGCCGTAGAAATAGGCTCTAAGTACCAAATCGAAGCCTGTTCTAGGTTATTGGCAAGATGTTACGAAAAAACCAATCAGCTACAAAGCGCCATCGGCCACTTAAAGGTTGCACAAACCTACAAAGACAGTATTTTTAACGAAGCCAGCTTACGCCATATCACAGTGGTAAGAGCCAAACACGAAGCCGATAAATCCAAAGCCAGGATACAGCAGCTTAACATCGAAACAGGCCTGCAGAAAAAATTAATATTACAGCAAAAAAGGGCTATTTTATATTTTGTATTTTTTGTTTTGGCACTAATTGCCGGAAGCGTTTTAATATATCGTCAGATAAAACTAAATGCTGGTTACAAAAGCATTTTAATGCAGCAGCGCTTGTTACGTTCGCAAATGAACCCACACTTCATATTCAATGCCCTAAGCGCCATTCAGGTATACATACTTGAAAACGACATGGAAAACTCATCCAAGTTTTTGTCGCATTTTGCCCGTCTTATGCGTCAGGTTCTGCGTAGCTCCGAAAAAGAATACGTTTCGCTTGAGGAAGAAAAAAACATGCTCAATTATTATTTGAAGCTGCAGCAACTTCGATTTGTACAACCTTTTACTTATAATATTACTTTCGATAAAAGCATTAGCGAAACAAGTACCCTGATCCCCCCCATGATTACCCAGCCTTTTGTTGAAAACGCGGTGGAGCATGGACTTAAATCTGTGGAGAAAAATGGCTTGATAGAAGTACGGTTTTTGCAGGATAATAATACCTTAGTGATAGAAATTGAGGACAATGGCATAGGTTTGTCCGATGCGAAAATGTTAAAAAAAGGTGGAGTAAAACACGAGTCTATGGCCATTCGTATTACAAACGAAAGGCTTCAGATGATTGAAAGAATGACCAAAAAACAATGCGCCCTCTCTATTTTGGATTTACATTCAAATTCGACTCAAAAAAGTGGTGTGCTTGTAAAAATAACTATACCTATCATCCAACCTGATTCTTCTGTATTGGATAAAAATAAAAGTTCAAAAATCCGTAAATTATTTGGCAAATTAATGAAGTAA
- a CDS encoding protoheme IX farnesyltransferase, with translation MLTFKDIRTFGKFSISIPIAFTAYAGYVMFDEQLSWAGLLASLGIFFMSAGASALNQLQEISLDAKMPRTVNRPLPSGLMNKGLAVSIILFFVMAGSLCLYPFGGYAVLWGWIGLFWYNFIYTPMKTRSAFSVFPGAVVGAIPPIAGWVAAGGSILDARIHFLAFFFFLGQMPHFWLLVLKYKDQYKKAGFPVITDVLNKKQVIRINLVWFLATYISALFLPVFNMLDHRFIIWPLTISCIAMIVWTLKITMQANKDGHSTHLRKLFVYFNSFYLWVMILIYMDQI, from the coding sequence ATGCTTACCTTTAAAGATATACGCACATTTGGAAAATTTTCTATATCCATTCCCATAGCTTTTACGGCCTATGCAGGCTATGTAATGTTTGATGAGCAGCTATCGTGGGCGGGACTATTGGCTTCGCTGGGTATTTTTTTTATGTCGGCAGGAGCATCGGCGCTTAACCAATTGCAGGAGATTAGTTTAGATGCTAAAATGCCGCGTACAGTAAATCGTCCACTCCCATCAGGATTAATGAATAAGGGATTAGCGGTTTCCATCATCCTGTTTTTTGTAATGGCTGGTTCATTGTGTTTATACCCCTTTGGAGGGTATGCCGTTTTGTGGGGTTGGATTGGACTCTTTTGGTACAACTTTATATACACCCCCATGAAAACACGAAGTGCATTTTCTGTTTTTCCGGGGGCTGTGGTGGGAGCCATCCCTCCTATAGCAGGCTGGGTGGCAGCTGGTGGCTCTATCCTGGATGCGCGTATTCACTTTTTGGCTTTCTTCTTTTTTCTGGGTCAGATGCCGCATTTTTGGTTGCTCGTGCTCAAGTACAAAGACCAATATAAAAAAGCGGGTTTTCCTGTTATTACAGATGTACTAAATAAAAAACAGGTCATCCGTATCAATCTGGTTTGGTTCCTGGCCACATATATCTCCGCACTCTTCCTTCCTGTTTTTAATATGCTCGACCATCGGTTTATTATCTGGCCTTTAACAATTTCGTGCATTGCCATGATTGTTTGGACTTTAAAAATTACCATGCAAGCCAACAAAGATGGACACTCGACTCACCTACGCAAATTATTTGTATATTTTAATTCCTTTTACCTTTGGGTAATGATTTTAATTTATATGGATCAGATATAG
- a CDS encoding cytochrome C oxidase subunit IV family protein encodes MKNHNNTHIIPYKTYLYILAALIVLTLVSVGVTYIEFGELSIFTALLLASVKSILVLVYFMHLKFDNRILQILVPGIFILVGVVIFITFLDYNFR; translated from the coding sequence ATGAAAAATCATAACAACACCCATATCATACCTTACAAAACCTACCTTTATATTTTGGCTGCGCTCATTGTACTTACACTGGTATCGGTGGGTGTAACTTATATAGAGTTTGGTGAGTTGAGTATATTTACAGCATTGCTACTGGCTTCTGTTAAATCGATATTAGTGCTTGTATATTTTATGCACCTCAAGTTTGACAACAGAATACTACAAATACTTGTACCGGGCATTTTTATATTGGTTGGTGTGGTTATTTTTATTACTTTCTTAGACTATAATTTTCGCTAG
- a CDS encoding cytochrome c oxidase subunit I, whose protein sequence is MENKETTREHVSFREHKGRYKGILGWIFSTDHKRIGLLYFYTIIGFFITGLFLGLAMKLELLAPGKTVMDPATYNAIFTLHGVIMIFLVVIPGLPAVFGNFMLPIMIGAKDVAFPRLNLLSWWVYVFGALVALSSLFMAGGPPDTGWTFYAPYSFKTGTNMLPAVLGAFILGFSSILTGINFIVTIHRMRAPGMTWFKMPLFPWTLYGTSWIQILATPILAVTLMLIAGERLFNIGFFDPALGGDPILYQHLFWIYSHPAVYIMILPAMGAISEIIPTFANKSIFGYKVIVLSTLAIAFVGYFVWGHHMFTSGMSGTALYTFSILTFLVAIPSAIKVFNWVSTMHKASIQLEPPFFWAASFLFVFMIGGLSGLALGALSVNVHLHDTAFVVAHFHYIVFGGTGFAFIGAIHYWFPKMWGRMYNARMATTGWIFFFIGFNALYLPMFFLGVAGMPRRYYDYVDRFHGPNIISTIGSWVLFTGLAIIIFNLIHAAKNGPRASKDPWGGKTLEWTVDSPPTVENYEEIPLVEKGPYDYR, encoded by the coding sequence ATGGAAAATAAGGAAACAACCCGGGAGCACGTCAGCTTCAGGGAGCATAAAGGCAGGTATAAAGGTATATTAGGCTGGATTTTTTCTACCGACCACAAGCGCATCGGATTACTTTATTTTTATACGATAATAGGTTTTTTTATTACCGGATTATTCCTGGGGTTGGCCATGAAATTAGAATTATTGGCACCCGGAAAAACGGTAATGGATCCGGCCACTTACAATGCCATATTTACCCTGCACGGTGTTATTATGATTTTTTTAGTGGTGATACCCGGCCTGCCGGCAGTATTCGGTAATTTTATGCTGCCCATAATGATAGGAGCTAAAGATGTGGCTTTTCCACGGCTCAATCTTTTATCGTGGTGGGTATATGTTTTTGGTGCGCTGGTTGCCCTATCTTCCCTGTTTATGGCAGGTGGACCACCGGATACCGGCTGGACTTTTTATGCACCATACAGTTTTAAAACCGGCACCAATATGCTTCCGGCGGTGCTCGGTGCCTTTATTTTAGGTTTTTCTTCAATCCTTACCGGCATTAACTTTATTGTTACCATACACAGGATGCGGGCACCGGGCATGACCTGGTTCAAGATGCCTCTGTTCCCCTGGACGCTCTATGGCACCTCCTGGATACAAATATTGGCTACGCCTATTTTGGCTGTCACCCTGATGTTAATTGCAGGTGAACGACTGTTTAATATTGGCTTTTTCGACCCGGCGCTTGGAGGTGACCCCATTCTTTATCAACACTTGTTTTGGATTTATTCGCATCCGGCAGTTTATATTATGATTTTGCCAGCCATGGGTGCTATCTCAGAAATCATACCCACCTTTGCCAACAAGTCTATCTTTGGATATAAAGTTATTGTGCTGTCTACCCTGGCTATAGCATTTGTAGGTTATTTTGTTTGGGGACACCACATGTTTACTTCGGGCATGAGCGGTACGGCACTTTATACATTTTCGATACTCACCTTTTTAGTGGCTATTCCCAGTGCCATAAAGGTTTTTAATTGGGTAAGCACCATGCACAAGGCATCCATACAATTGGAGCCTCCGTTTTTTTGGGCAGCTTCCTTTTTATTCGTTTTTATGATTGGAGGATTGTCGGGATTGGCCTTGGGGGCGCTCTCTGTTAATGTTCATTTGCACGATACGGCCTTTGTGGTGGCTCACTTCCATTACATTGTTTTTGGTGGTACCGGTTTTGCTTTTATAGGTGCCATCCATTATTGGTTCCCAAAAATGTGGGGAAGGATGTATAATGCCCGTATGGCTACCACCGGGTGGATATTTTTCTTTATCGGTTTTAACGCTCTTTATTTGCCTATGTTCTTTTTAGGTGTAGCGGGTATGCCCCGACGCTATTACGATTATGTTGATCGCTTTCACGGGCCTAACATTATTTCTACTATAGGTTCATGGGTATTGTTTACCGGCTTAGCTATCATTATATTTAATCTGATACACGCGGCAAAAAACGGACCGCGTGCCAGCAAGGATCCCTGGGGAGGTAAAACCCTGGAGTGGACCGTTGATTCGCCCCCTACCGTAGAAAACTACGAAGAGATTCCTCTTGTTGAAAAAGGACCTTATGATTACCGATAA
- a CDS encoding riboflavin synthase encodes MFSGIVEEAAVVTGLKKEQSNLHITMECSFVNELKIDQSIAHNGVCLTVVEKTDRTYTVTAIQETLDKSNLGVLKIGDKVNLERSMLMNGRLDGHIVQGHVDQTAECIEVEEVDGSWYYTFQYKINKEKAAQGYMTVEKGSVTVNGVSLTVVNSKEDRFSVAIIPYTHEFTNFHQLKPGSIVNLEFDIIGKYISRIMALKN; translated from the coding sequence ATGTTTTCAGGAATTGTTGAAGAAGCTGCTGTAGTAACAGGGCTCAAAAAAGAACAAAGTAACCTTCATATTACCATGGAGTGCTCATTTGTGAATGAGTTAAAAATAGATCAGAGCATAGCACACAATGGGGTATGTTTAACCGTGGTAGAAAAAACGGATCGTACTTATACCGTTACAGCTATACAGGAAACACTTGATAAATCAAACCTGGGTGTTTTAAAAATTGGCGATAAAGTGAACTTGGAACGGAGCATGCTGATGAATGGGAGGTTGGATGGACACATCGTTCAGGGGCATGTAGATCAAACAGCGGAGTGCATTGAGGTAGAGGAAGTTGACGGAAGTTGGTATTACACATTTCAGTATAAAATAAATAAGGAAAAGGCTGCCCAGGGTTACATGACTGTTGAGAAAGGTTCGGTAACCGTAAACGGTGTGAGTCTTACGGTGGTTAACAGCAAAGAGGATAGGTTTTCGGTTGCCATCATCCCTTACACGCATGAGTTCACCAACTTTCATCAATTAAAACCGGGTAGCATTGTTAATCTGGAATTTGATATCATAGGTAAATATATCAGTCGTATTATGGCACTAAAAAACTAA
- a CDS encoding cytochrome c oxidase subunit 3 family protein, translated as MDTSATIQHSHRDDEASKLGMWLFIFTELLLFAGLFIVYGVYRYLNPTAFSLAAEQLSVTVGTINTIALLISSATIAMASTAIRLKNKKLTLFLLFVTLFMAVLFMVNKYFEWAGKIEHGLFPSSASLHSLGNGDTLFFGLYFFMTGIHALHILIGIVLIAVVFIRVKNSSITDNNPVLLDNSGLYWHLVDVIWIFLFPLFYLIT; from the coding sequence ATGGATACAAGTGCAACAATACAACACAGCCATCGCGACGACGAGGCCTCAAAGCTTGGCATGTGGCTATTTATTTTTACCGAATTACTTTTGTTTGCAGGTCTGTTTATTGTTTACGGTGTATATAGATATCTGAACCCAACGGCATTTAGCCTTGCTGCCGAACAACTAAGTGTAACTGTTGGCACCATAAACACCATTGCGCTGCTTATAAGCAGTGCCACCATAGCCATGGCGAGTACGGCCATACGTCTTAAAAACAAAAAGCTAACGCTATTTTTATTGTTCGTTACGCTTTTTATGGCCGTATTATTTATGGTAAACAAATATTTTGAATGGGCAGGAAAAATTGAACACGGACTTTTCCCCAGTAGTGCAAGCCTCCATAGTTTAGGTAATGGCGACACCCTGTTTTTTGGTTTGTATTTTTTTATGACCGGGATACATGCCTTGCACATTTTAATTGGTATTGTTTTAATTGCCGTTGTTTTTATCAGGGTAAAAAACAGTAGCATCACCGATAATAATCCGGTACTGCTAGATAATTCGGGCTTGTACTGGCACCTTGTGGATGTAATATGGATATTTCTTTTCCCCTTATTTTACCTTATCACCTAA